In the Oncorhynchus nerka isolate Pitt River linkage group LG2, Oner_Uvic_2.0, whole genome shotgun sequence genome, one interval contains:
- the inha gene encoding inhibin alpha chain: protein MQSGPSTVLSCALLLLWTQTLTQACQGDELPRDVVLDWFKQRLLDGLGLEQPPEPSHQAPDGGRERAEAGRGHRRSTRAGRAAWAQDHRRHHQESHEQVILFPSSDSTCDSSDSPSEERASSHFTYYFQSSLDNQESAITSAHFWFYAGEGASRNITPLFLLTSDQQLLQVAEFPAKTTADGWTTYHFEHHLTSLTQGPFVLQVRCPACECHANEADKMPFLHLHTHPHGPDRSPRRAAATIPWFPSSIDLLMRPLQQKPEYSDCQREMINISFQELGWDNWIVHPKVLNFYYCHGTCSALDRTTAMLGIKQCCAPVPGTMRSLRFTTTSDGGYSFKYETLPNIIPEECTCI from the exons ATGCAGAGTGGTCCTTCTACCGTCCTCTCCTGTGCCCTGTTACTCCTGTGGACCCAGACCCTGACCCAGGCCTGCCAGGGGGACGAGCTGCCTCGTGACGTGGTGTTGGACTGGTTCAAACAGCGCCTCCTGGATGGGTTAGGGCTGGAGCAGCCCCCCGAGCCCAGCCACCAGGCCCCTgacgggggcagagagagagcagaggcggGGCGAGGTCACCGGAGGTCCACCAGGGCAGGGAGGGCAGCCTGGGCACAGGACCACAGGAGGCATCACCAGGAGAGCCATGAGCAAGTCATCCTCTTCCCCAGCTCTG ACTCTACCTGTGATAGCTCAGACTCCCCATCAGAGGAGAGAGCCAGCAGCCACTTCACCTACTACTTCCAATCCTCCCTAGACAACCAGGAGTCAGCCATCACCTCAGCCCATTTCTGGTTCTACGCCGGCGAGGGGGCCAGCAGGAACATcacacctctcttcctcctcacttCAGACCAGCAGCTCCTCCAGGTGGCAGAGTTTCCAGCCAAGACCACCGCTGATGGCTGGACCACCTACCACTTCGAGCACCACCTCACCTCCCTGACCCAAGGCCCCTTCGTACTCCAGGTGCGTTGCCCCGCCTGCGAATGCCACGCAAACGAAGCCGACAAAATGCCATTCCTCCACCTGCACACCCACCCTCACGGCCCAGACCGCTCCCCACGGCGAGCGGCTGCCACCATTCCCTGGTTCCCATCGTCCATCGACCTCCTGATGCGGCCATTGCAGCAGAAGCCAGAGTACAGTGACTGTCAGCGGGAGATGATCAACATCTCGTTCCAGGAGCTGGGCTGGGACAACTGGATCGTTCACCCGAAGGTTCTCAACTTCTACTACTGTCATGGCACCTGCTCGGCTTTGGACCGCACCACTGCTATGCTGGGGATCAAACAGTGCTGCGCTCCGGTCCCCGGGACCATGAGGTCACTACGGTTTACCACTACGTCTGACGGAGGGTACTCCTTTAAATACGAGACCCTGCCCAACATCATACCAGAGGAGTGCACCTGTATCTAA